GAAGCAGTAATTTTGAAAGCAAGACTCTGCTGGACTTGACACACCCTTCTGGTAGAGAAAAACAATTCCCAGAGAAAATGCTAAATAAAGAACATctaaatggatttaaaaaaaaaaaaggcaagcaggaaTAACCAGCTGGCAACATGTGGGAAGATAAAAGGATGAGACAAATTAGTATGTGggagagaatttttaaaaagtaagataTCATAAACAGCCAGAAAAAAGGTGGTAGTATTTTAGTAACACAGAGAAAGGAATTGCAAGCACATTCAGGAGCACAACTGCATTTTGCTGCTTGTGCAAGCAAAGAATCAAAAACCTGCCCCTCTTCCCTCGCTAGCAGCAGTATCTTTCTCCTGCAAATGCATCAGACAGGCTGTGAATGGTGCTGATGATCTTTGCTCCTCATTATGGGGTTCAATTAGGCTTCTTCTATAACAAGATATTTGATGAGGTTTGATGACTGACCTTTTACACAGGTCCAACGTAAAGGCTTCCAACATGAAGGCTTCAGGGGAGACCGAGTCTTATTTAGTGCCCACTTCTAAAGGAAGAAGCAGCTCAGAAGCTTCTGGAAAGACAGATAGCTGTTTCTGGAAGAAGTTAATTCCTGGCAATATTATTTCAATTTGTCGAATGCCTGTAGGCCTCTCAAATCACCACCATTCTTCAAAAACAGCCTCCTGGaaaagctttcctttctttcctaacTCCGTAATTGTGCCAGTGCCCATAGTGCATGCGAACGGTGGCACACGGAGGAGAGCGAgtagaagtgaaggaagaagtgTGCATGATCACATATATGTGGTTCGCAGTTTACAAGAACTTAAGGCCGAACAAGATTTCCAGAAGAAACAGCTGCTACGTACTGACATTAGAGGACCTGCCATTTTCACACAGCCTGACCACCCACCCTGTAAGTTATCAAACCCTGGAAACCTAAAGCAGGGTTACTGGGAATAGCAGAAATACACAGACCCTTCCTGCTTTAAGCTCCTTGAGATAAGGATGCTCTCCATGTTATGCAGATCCAAAGTAATACAACAAGGACTCTTATCCCATCTTCGTCTTCTTGGTGTAAGACAACATGGGACACGGTAAAGTTTGACCGCACCGAGTTATTCTGCTGGCAAAAATTACAGCCAAGATAGGACTTTTTGTAGGCAGCTCTCTTTCTTGCTCTGGGTCTTTGCTCTGTACCCGGTCTGCTCATACGTCTTGTCTCCTGAGCCCTAAGCTTTCAATGCCGGCACGAAGAGCCAAGGGCTAAGCAACCCAAGGAACAGCTCAAGCTGTCCCTTTGGGAGATGGCCTCTCCCCAGGTCTGTGTCCGAGTAAGAGAAAGTTCTTAACCCTGCGGGGTAATTGCTGCAATGAGCTTCTGTACAAGGCTTTATGCTTAATACTCGCTCTACTGAGTTCTGTATCTCCTGCTTCTGCAACACCAATTATACAGAGCATTTCAACATCATTTAAGCTGTCTCAGTGTTTACACAGCACCTCTGAGGTGACTGTATTAAATGATATGCAGAAATAAAAAGATGCCTTCACTGCCCAGTGAGTTTAAAACCTGGACAATGACAGGAAACGATGACTGTGGAAACAGTATaggaagagaaggtgaagagaaGTTAAATGAAACGCAGAAGATGCAGCGCGTGGGATGACAGGACAAGAAGTGACCTGGGACACTGTGTGCGTACTCCTGCAGGCAAACTTCAACCATATTCTAAACACGCAGTCACTCATGTTAGCACATTGGCAGTGGAGCTTGTATGACCtgggttttttctttatttaacgTGCAAATCTTGTAAAGCAAGAGCGAATGAGTAGCTCAAAGAGAGACGGAAACTTAGGCTTAAGGTGTAAGGCTGGGAGAGGAATTTAAGGACAAAAAGAGAGGGAGTGGGTGCCCCAGAGAGCAGAAGTGGTTCCAAGTGTAGGTGGTAGCATGAGAAAAAGCATCGAAGGTTGAGCAGGGGCATTATACTGACACTCAGATCGGCGAGCAGAAGCTGTGAGCATCAGGAGCAGCAGCTGTGGATGAAATGTACTGTGCCTGCTCTGGCAGATACTGTCTCTCTCTTACATAGAGAAAAGATGATGTGAATTACAACATCGTCAGAAAAAATCCCTGAGGAGTGAACATATCAGAGGTTTAAGACATCagtgaagaaacagaaagaaaccaaCCAATCTTGCAAACTGCTAATGCTGGAAATCAGCCAGGAATTAAGGACTGCACTGAACAAGCAATTATACATGATTACAAGCACTATGAATTTTTAATACTAGGATGTATTTGTGTACTGTATAAACTATAATTTTTCTATTAAAGTCTATTTTATGAAGCACACAGACAGATACAGTCTCACTCACACCCATAGTAACTATCTGTGGGGACTGTATTTTTGTTTATTGGCTTGTGTAACATTTATAAAGAATTATATATGAGTAAATTACTACTATAATCAAGCAGTAGATTTCTCAGCCCAGTATGCTGTAAAATATCATATAAACTGTCTTTATCAAGCACATATTGAGAGTGTATTGAAAATATGGAAGTTTTAGTACAGgtattaaataaaaagaagagagaactcTCTGGAGAGGCTCTGGCTGGCAGACACCTTGGCTACCTGTCTGTACTGGACCACTGGATAGTATCTGAGCTCAGGAAGCACCTAAAATACTCCAGTTCTGCTTGTCAGGTTCTGTGTCGACCCACATGGCTCTGCCAGCAAGGACCTCAGGCTAAAGCcttgtccttcctgcagcctgaacTGCACACAGCTCTCCAAGTTAGAGTGAAATTGCTGCAGTTTCGTTCTGCCGGCAGTATTCCCATCTGCCCTCTAATACAAGCTCTCTTGTACTCTTCTTTGCCATGGTCATCAGTAGCGCTTCCAGAGAGGCAAATGCTGGGAAGTCTGGCTGCACTGACATCACCTGgcaggtgctgggaggaaactaAAACTCTTCACAAAATGAATCAAGGAAGATGTGAGCTTCAGCAGGAAGAAATCTGGTTCTGTCCGTCTCCATGTTCTGCTGAACTTCTGCTGCATCACTAGCAAATGTTCGGAGGAAGGCTGAAGATGAGAACAGTCAGCAAAAAAGGAACTGAAACAGAGTAATCACCTTCGTCTCAGAGGGGTATTTAAGGGCTAGGATCATGCTGTTACCAAACTCACTGGGATAATTGATTCGCTTGCCTTACAGGAATTTTGCTAAATGTGGTGGTTTAAACCAATGAGTCATTAGCTAGAAAAAAGTCATGGTCTGCATTTGAAAGGTGGGAGCATGAGGTCTGGAGCCGGCTCAGTATCACATCAAAGTAGTATTTAATAAGTGATGCCTAATGGCTATTATGCAAATTATTACTGGTAATTACAAGTGACAAGATAAAATCATATTCCAGTGTGCGGTTGCACAAACATCACTGAAGCAATGCTTATGAAAGCAAAGTTCTGTCAAATTAGACACACCCTTCTTGTAGTTGACACAAGAAAACATTATCTTGTCAACTTTGATAAGcagaacaagcagaacgctgaaGAGACAGGCGGACACTTTGCGAAAGGGCTGTACGTTGTGACAGTCACAGCTCCCACAGGAGCAGGCGCCATCGCCCACAACAGCACTTGAAAACGCAACATCTTCTTGCTTTCTCCTGAGCTGCCCTTCACCGCGCGTCAATATTTACATATATTACCTCTTCATCCACTTTCAGATCTCCCTCTTCTCTGCCACAACGCCCACAAAACTTAACGATGTTTGCACTAACGCTGTGCTGAGACCACTGCTAATCACGCTGGCTAATAGCGTCTCATTGTTTCCTTTGCTTCCGTCTCTCCGAAACCATTTGTTCCCTCCTGTCTTACATTTAGGTTATAAATCCTTTGGGAACATTTTTATGTCTTGGGTTTATTCAGTCCTTATCTGTGCAGCGTTCTGCTCCAAGACTACTCTCCTAGGCTACGGCAATACAAGCAATAACAAAAGCGGTAGTAAAGTTATCAGTTCAGTGGGGAAAAATAACTGGTACTGACGGGTGTTTCAGAAGAAGACGGTGGCTCACAACTAGAGAAAGCACTGCCACAGAGCTAGCAAACAGCAAGGCATGTTTCCACCTGCTCCGAGGCAAGGTCTCAGTACCGTGCCGGGGAGCCTTGATGCCACTGCAAGGGGCAGCGCAATCCTGCGCTGCTCGGAGGGAAACCACTGCACGGCCGTGCAAGCCGCCTGCCCGCCAGCAAGCACAACAGCGAGCCTCCGCAGCACGGGCAGCAACGGAGCGAGGCAAATAATCAAACGGGTTTTAACATACAGCTTGGTTAGTCAGGGACAGGTGTTCGGATGTATTCGCCTGTACCAgacccatgtcccatgtcccagcACAGCAAAGCTCCAAAGAATGTAACTATATCCCAAATCTGAGTACTTTGGAAGAGCTGTAGGATTGTTTCTACTCTTCACTGGTAACATGGGATTCCGTAGCCTGCAGACCTTTGAGCCAGGACATACTTAACAGGTTGATCAACGTTTTTGATCAAGGTCTTGTGGAGCAAGGCCCATCCCCTCCTCCCATTAGGTAACTTCTAAAAGAAGTAGGTACTCTTTGCCCACCCATAGAGAAATGGGTTTCTTCAACGGCTTCCCCTAAGCCTAAGACTccgaaagggaaggaaaggcagcTTCAACACAAAGCACTGCTCTCTGTAGACTGCTGTTAGCTAATTTCTTCCGAAAACCCACACAGCACAAGCAAAGCTCCAAGCAAGCCAGACATTATATTAATTTCTGTTGGCTCTCACAGCCGCACCCTGTTTCCAATTATATTCCTCAAAATGAATGATGAAAGCCAGATTtactctctcttctcccttttgCTCATGATTTTAACTACTGTGAGTCCAAGCTGGGTGAGGGGAGCAAAGGAGATGTGTTTCTAGGGGGCCGATGGACTTGTTTTTCAGGCACTGCCATCTTAGTCAGGAGTCTGAGCTCTGACACAGGCTCCGGCTGTGTCCTTCAGCAAGTTATTTCACTGCACCATATGAAAAATGAATATTCTAGGATGCTGCCAGTCTTATGTAGGCATCTTTTTATCATTTTtgatctaaataaataaattagctcACTGGAGACAAGAGAGTCCTACCTTATGCTGGTGAGAAGATGATCAAATTTACCTATGCTTGGGACGCTCTACTACGATGGTGACAGAAGCCACCTAACCGCACGCATCGTACGCCTTCCCACCAGTAAAGGAGAGGTGGCTGAGCGTACGAACATCGGGtttctctgcccttctccccTGAGCTGACAGCTGTTCTCAGGGCTCCCTGGCAGCTGTCGCACTCACCACAAAACGGCATTTATCACACCACCTCCTGCAACTTTACATTTGGACATGACATATTGGAGTCAAATGTTACTTGTGAGTAAAAGATGCTTGGAAATTCCACCCTGGAGGGAACGCAAGCCTTCGTTCCCTGCAGAGCACAACATCCTCTCATTATGGTTGTCTTCTGGAGAAAGATACTTTCACCAGCTAAGCCAGTTCCCTGAATCCTCTTCGGGGTATTGCTTGCCTGGCTTTGGAGATTGTGCGCCCACGACTAGCCAGACTGTACTGATACCTGTTATTACTCTGACAGTCTCAGCTAAGAAATGTGGAAAgcctttctcctttttattttgtgcTCAACAGAATCTTAGACATTACTAATGGCAGAGACCTGCTGGATCATATCACAGTCCATCCAGGGAACTGGATAAATCGCCCATGGACACTCCCTTTCCCATCACCTCTTTCTTAACTATGATCACCACAAACCGAGGCAGCAAGGAAAGCAATTACATTAACTGAAAAATAACTTTAGAGAAGTACTTAATAAACTTCATCTTACATTGAGTCCATGTGACATCTAGATGTAGGGATAAACGGGACTCCCAACGTGTAGCAGGCTCGCTCTTCGCAGACTGTGAGCAAACCAACGTTTTGTAGATGCATGACCAGAGAACTAGACCCACTGGGGGATTATCTCAGTGATTTAAGACATCTCATAGTAAAGCATGCATTAGACCTATTGTCTGTAATTGTGCCAAGTGACAGACGATGTCTATACCACAATATCCCTGGTCTTCTCACTACTACGGTCACTGTTATTCATGCTTTTCAGAAGTAAGAATTTGTATTAATTCCCCATTTTTATTCTACATACTCTAACACAGCATGTGATATAAAAATGTTTACTGgactaagaataaaataaatacaaattaataaaagataaaaggCACTTTGATGTTATAAATACCAATGTTTCTTCTTTGTGCATAATCTAGGGCGACTTTTTTTCTTGACTTGTTGTAAAGTTTGCATCATACAAAAAGCTGATGACTCatataacattattttattttttggaataAGCTGCTGACATGTAAAGTATCTTCCTTGTGAACTGGGATTTCTAGAGGGAAACTGCCTCTGGGCTATTTATTCTTGGCATAAACAACAAGACTAGCCAGCCCCGTGGGAAGAAGAAACACCCTGTACGTGACACCCTCTCTGGAAGGTATAAATAGAGATCTGCGGCAACAAACAACCTGCACTCTGATTCAATATCAAGCTGTGCATCTTGCTTTGGGCTTTGGGTTGGAGCTGCAGTTGTCCTCAAAATGAGTTGTACTATCAAGCAGACAACTGGCTCTCTCAGGGGCAGAACCAGTGGTGGCAGCTGTGTTATCggtggtggtggtagtggtggAGGAGTACGGATCTCCTCAGTCTCTTCCGGAAGATACACGACCTGTGGGATAGGTGGTAGCAGAGGGTTTTCTGGTAGGAGCTACTGTGGTGGTGTAAATTACGGAGGAGGACTGAGCACTGGCAGTTTGGTTGGTGGAAACTATGGAGGTGGCTTAGGAGCTGGTGTCCTTGGAGGATGTTCAGGCATTGGATTCAGCGGTGGCAGTGTCCGCTTTGGCGGTGGCATTGGAGGTGGCATTGGTGGTGGCATTGGTATTGGTCTTGGTGGCGGGGTAGCTGGGGGTGGCTTTTCTGGTGATGGCATTCTTCTTTCTGGTGATGAAAAAGTGACCATGCAGAACCTTAACGATCGCCTGGCTTCTTACCTGGACAAGGTGAGGTGCCTGGAACAAGAAAATGCTGACCTGGAGTGCAGAATCAGGGAGTGGTATGCCAAGCAGGGCCCTTTTTGTGAGCCCCGGGACTACAGCTGCTATTATAAAGAAATAGAAGATCTTCAAAATCAGGTAATGTCATTTCTCAGCTGTTTTCTCCCTTGCAAGCTTCTCCCACAGTGCTGTTTCACAGCTTAGTGCAGTTATCAAGAGTGCCATTTCATTGCTGTAAAATGCTTTTTGTAAACACGCATTAAGACAACTGCCTATAGAAAGCCCTAGAGCTCACTGTGAGTGTTTGGACTGTTTCCATTGCTTTCATTCATCAGATTTATTTGAAGGGGAAAATGTTATGTGCATAGAATACATCTGGACTGGCTCAGTAATCTTTCTGAATTAGGCTTGTGCCAATATGTTTAAATAGATATATGCCAAGAAAGCaactaaaagagaaataaataatgaatCACATTCATTTGCCTATATATATAGTATTCTGCCATCAGTCTTGCAGAATTCCAGCTAattgttatttcctttttttttttttacaacttttctCTTTTATACAGAACTGGAAACTATTGGTcatctaaataaaaataagagcaaaGAGAACATTTCCATAATGCATACTGGATAtggaatttaaaattaaaacttttttttccaaactgtgtTAGGGAAAAATTCTAGGATGTCAATGCATTAAAAAAGAATGAAGTGAAAAGAACCCAATAAACAAAGGGACAGAATGAGACAGATATGCAATTAAGTCTTGAAACAAAGCTTTTAAATCTCTATCTAGGAACCTAagatttacatttaaaatgttaGGTGGATCATGGCAGGCACTGACAACACTAATTATACTTCCATAACTGTCTGCATTTGAACCACATATTCTAGCATTTTAATGCACTCCACCATACTTGACTGAACACTCGCCCCTGTGACTGCCATGTTTCTGAACTCCCCGGTGCCTACTAaccaatatcaaaaaaaaaaaaaaaagaaagaaaaagagaaagagagagagagagagaaagggctaGGTTTTGTAACACTGGCCAACCTGTACACTGGGAGGCTGAGGATACAGGGAAGAGCCTTAATCTTTAAGCCTATTCTCTTCCAGATTGTCTGCGCAACCATAGACAACAACAAGATCATTCTGAACATTGATAACAGCAGGATGACAGCCGATGACTTCCGAGTGAAGTGAGTACCCCCACGGCAGACAGCTGCCCCTCTCCTCTCAGAAAGGTCTCTGGTGGTCCTCTGGTCAAGAAGGTTGGGGGCTACACAGAAAAGCTCTTTCACCCTTTGTCTCCAGAGCTGCCTTAATTAAGGTCATTTCCAGGATGTAAAGTTTGGGgcaaaaaagtctttttctgtgGCGATAAGAGACAGCTCTTCAAAAGCATCCAGCAGAAGGGATTCACAGATAGGGAGCAGTACAGGTTCACATGAGCTGATGTTCTGGCACATGGCGTTTTTCAAAAgggaagtttttattttttcttgttggaGTGCAGTAACCTGATGAGTGACAGCTCTGCCACAGTGAAAAAGTTCTGTAGAAAGCCGACTGAAGGAAGATTTTGATGGACCAAGCCTCAAGACTGCTTTCCTTGGCGTCCTGTGAAGCTAGTTAGGAAAATAGCTTAAGAAAGATTGGACCAGGTTGATGATCACATCAAAAAAGAGTAAAATGGTGGGATCAAACACTGACTACTCTTTCTCGCCCGTGATTTAGGTACGAGACGGAGCTGGCCCTTCGCCAGGGCGTGGAGGCTGATATTAATGGCTTGCGCCAAGTCCTGGATCAGCTGACTCTCTGCAGGTCTGACCTGGAGGCACAGCTGGAGTCCCTGCGCGAGGAGCTGTGCTGCCTGAAGAAGAACCACGAGGAGGTAGGGTCCTACCCCTGTCATGTAAAAAGTGTTGTTATTAATTCATTCAGCATCCAggattctccctcttcctggtcCCTAACCCTGGACTGCTGGCTGTGAAGGGTTTTCCAGCCACAAGTGGTTGATGGAGATGGTGCCTGTGGAATAGGAGCTGTGAATAAGAGGGCCTCTGCTGGGGGCTATGCTCTTCCGTACAGGGAACTAGGCTCCCtcagttgttttcctttttttaaaaaaaggacatgaTTTGGGTTGCGTTTCCAGGAAATGTGCTGTCTGAGGAAACAAGCGACTGGAGATGTGAGTGTGGAGGTCAATGCCTGTCCCGGCCCAGACCTCAGAAAGATCCTGGAGGAGATGAGGTGCCAGTATGAAACATTAATTGAACGCAATCGCAAAGAAGTTGAGGATTGGTACGAGTGCAAGGTGAGTGAAATTTCCTCAGCTTTGACTTTCCCAGGCTAACAGAAAGGCAATTGCTCTGCACGGGTTTATTTTAAGTTAAAACCTTATAACATACTATAGTCACATTTAGCATCGATTTAAATTGACCAACAAAACAGAGGGGATACTGCTATTCTCAAAGTGCTGCGTCCCTTTCATGGAGGGACAGGGACTGCTGCACATTAGTGAGACTTGAGTCTGGACCTCTTTGAACAGCAGATTAGGAGTGAGAAGAATTTGACAGCAGCACTATTAGAAGAGCAAGAGGAATTGCAAGCAAGATTTACGTTCCATTAAGCTGAGAGTTCACCCAAACTCTTCTCCTTTCACGTTTTTTGCTAGCTTCTCTGCTATTTCTTTAATATTCGATCTGACTTACATTAGAGCATTCCCTGAAGCTCTTTATTCTGGATTGGTGATTTTCAGATTGAGGAGGTGAATCGGGAGGTTATTACAAGCGGCCAGGAGGTAGAGACGTGCAACAACCAGGTCACCGAGCTGAGACGCCAGTTGCAAGCCCTGGAAATAGATCTGCAGGCGCAGCTCAGCCAGGTAGGTGGTGAGCTCATGTAGAGCCCAGCTGTCTTACAGTTATGCTTTGGATAAGCCCAATCTCACTGTCCATTTTGGAAAGTCAACATAAGAATTTGTTGTTAAATGCAATGCTTATCATGCCTGTATTTGTATTGTGCTGCATTCATTTCCCAGAGGGACAACCTGGAAGCATCTCTGGCTGAGACAGAATGTCGCTACAACAACCACCTTGCTGAGCTCCAGAGCCAGATCACATGCGTGGAGCAGCAACTGGCCGATCTGCGTACAGAAATGGAGTGCCAGAACCAAGAGTACAAGATCCTGCTGGATGTCAAATGCCGCCTGGAGCAGGAGATCCATACATACCGCTGCCTGTTGGAGGGCGGACAGCAAGACCTAATGTAAGTAGACTTTAGACACACCAACAGATACAATAAAATACTTGTGTTCTGGGTATTTTAACATAACAGCAAAGCGAGTAGTAAGTGTAGGCACTGCATTGCTTTTTTGCCCTTACTGAACTGTCTGGGCTGCCTGGTAACTGATGGTGATAACCTGCTTCGCTATCCTGCGCTATGCCTTGCTACAAGAAGAGAGCTCACTGCGATATTCTGTCTATTTTATGCCAAAGAGGAAAACAGACTGAGAGCAGCAGTGACAATGAACAAACTGTAGTTCTAACTTATCTGTGACTTCCCTcactaaaatgttattttcctgtCCCCTTAGTCAGCAAGGAGGAATTGGCCAGTCTTCAGGTATAGGAGGAGGTGTTGCAAGAACAGGTGGaataggaggaggaggaatcaTTAGAACAAGCCACACTTACAGTTCATCTTCCCAGATGCCATCTTGTGCAGCTGCGGATATACAAGGTAAGAACTGCAACCCTGTTCCCGAGTCTTCTCTTTTCTAGTGCAACACGGAAAGCAGCAACAAGGATCTTTCCAACGCTCCTCCTTTAAATAGCTTACAGGTGCTATTTGAAAGTTTTATTGAGGTTACTGGGAAATACATGATGGGAGGCCACACAGAGCAGTGCTACAGCGAGTGCCTTCAGGAAGTGGGCAGTAGCTGTAAGTGTTGTGAAGCATGAGAGCTgcaaaaaaggg
This portion of the Apteryx mantelli isolate bAptMan1 chromosome 28, bAptMan1.hap1, whole genome shotgun sequence genome encodes:
- the LOC106487604 gene encoding keratin, type I cytoskeletal 13-like; protein product: MSCTIKQTTGSLRGRTSGGSCVIGGGGSGGGVRISSVSSGRYTTCGIGGSRGFSGRSYCGGVNYGGGLSTGSLVGGNYGGGLGAGVLGGCSGIGFSGGSVRFGGGIGGGIGGGIGIGLGGGVAGGGFSGDGILLSGDEKVTMQNLNDRLASYLDKVRCLEQENADLECRIREWYAKQGPFCEPRDYSCYYKEIEDLQNQIVCATIDNNKIILNIDNSRMTADDFRVKYETELALRQGVEADINGLRQVLDQLTLCRSDLEAQLESLREELCCLKKNHEEEMCCLRKQATGDVSVEVNACPGPDLRKILEEMRCQYETLIERNRKEVEDWYECKIEEVNREVITSGQEVETCNNQVTELRRQLQALEIDLQAQLSQRDNLEASLAETECRYNNHLAELQSQITCVEQQLADLRTEMECQNQEYKILLDVKCRLEQEIHTYRCLLEGGQQDLIQQGGIGQSSGIGGGVARTGGIGGGGIIRTSHTYSSSSQMPSCAAADIQVPCRRICD